The following are from one region of the Hydrogenophaga sp. BPS33 genome:
- a CDS encoding SLC26A/SulP transporter family protein, producing the protein MASFEQWWSWTRSNGLRLTGVAWSHAPESMAYGLLALAPLGTATGPRAMAMALLGAVVANLVATLAGAGRLVTAPRPAFALLTAGLVTALTAYQGPSGPLSPAVVLALVALGLMAAGVLQMLLGALHFGDMVKYTPHPVRAALLSAVGVLLLIGALPAALGAGFGQALAPALAGAVPGAVLVALSTMGVTAFAARRRTPLPPMVWGLIAGAALHAGLQALGQPAGPRIGVPELAVPWFAHLNGAAWVVELVSQRALWLPLLVFAATVAAFGALDTLLATSVVDGRLRRSRDANRELRAQGIANVLAGFAGGLPNSPSVVRSLELMDAAPHTRRSGVVYTAALLALLVLVPQLLGWLPVSAIGGALLLQGVRIIDPGLWRTPALLRRRASGDQAYDATQRRLLVENWGVALAVVAISVGLGLAAAVATGAALAVLLFVRAHMQQVVRSQHTGALRRSMKVRPPEAAERLQQHGERTVLLELQGALFFGTADTVRASLDALAPSVQTVVLDLFLVDEIDATGARILLEVAEDWARQGRHLVAAEWADRDPRRRIVEAVGRSAGLPPLVFARDVDRALEAAEDRLLASTGSALAPHAAITLEQTLLAQGLNPAELSLLRGELHTRQIEPGALLFRQGDPADGLYLTLQGDVGIRLPGNERRLVSFAPGSMVGEMAALSRVARSADAVAETALTVVWLPNEALDRLRREQPALAAKLLNNIALHLAGRLRGVTQDLSAWVARTGPASTTMARNTEAADADARGAAH; encoded by the coding sequence ATGGCTTCTTTCGAGCAATGGTGGTCGTGGACCCGCAGCAACGGCCTGCGGCTGACGGGTGTCGCCTGGTCGCACGCGCCCGAGAGCATGGCCTACGGGCTGCTGGCACTGGCCCCACTGGGCACGGCCACGGGGCCACGCGCCATGGCCATGGCCCTGCTGGGCGCGGTGGTGGCCAACCTGGTGGCCACGCTGGCGGGTGCCGGACGGCTGGTGACGGCGCCGCGCCCGGCCTTCGCCCTGCTCACCGCGGGGTTGGTCACGGCGCTGACGGCCTACCAAGGCCCCAGCGGCCCTCTGTCTCCCGCGGTGGTGCTGGCGCTGGTGGCCTTGGGCCTGATGGCGGCGGGCGTGCTGCAGATGCTGCTGGGCGCGCTGCACTTTGGCGACATGGTCAAGTACACGCCGCACCCGGTTCGTGCGGCGTTGCTGAGCGCCGTGGGTGTCTTGCTGTTGATCGGCGCCCTGCCCGCGGCCCTGGGGGCAGGCTTCGGCCAGGCTTTGGCGCCGGCCCTGGCGGGCGCGGTGCCCGGCGCGGTGCTGGTGGCGCTCAGCACCATGGGCGTGACCGCCTTTGCCGCGCGCCGGCGCACGCCCCTGCCCCCCATGGTGTGGGGATTGATCGCGGGCGCGGCGCTGCACGCCGGGCTGCAGGCGCTCGGGCAGCCGGCGGGTCCGCGCATCGGCGTTCCCGAACTCGCAGTACCCTGGTTTGCCCATCTGAACGGCGCCGCCTGGGTGGTGGAGCTGGTCTCGCAGCGCGCGCTCTGGCTGCCGCTGCTGGTGTTCGCGGCCACCGTGGCGGCGTTCGGCGCGCTGGACACCTTGCTGGCCACCTCGGTCGTGGACGGGCGGCTGCGCCGCTCGCGCGACGCCAACCGCGAGCTGCGCGCCCAGGGCATCGCCAATGTGCTGGCGGGCTTCGCGGGCGGCCTGCCCAACTCCCCCTCGGTGGTGCGCTCGCTCGAACTGATGGACGCCGCGCCCCACACGCGGCGCAGCGGCGTGGTGTACACGGCGGCGCTGCTGGCCCTGCTGGTGCTCGTGCCCCAGTTGCTGGGGTGGTTGCCGGTCAGTGCGATCGGCGGCGCGCTGCTCCTGCAAGGCGTGCGGATCATCGACCCCGGGCTGTGGCGCACACCCGCCCTGCTGCGGCGCCGCGCCAGCGGGGACCAGGCGTACGACGCGACCCAGCGGCGCCTGCTGGTCGAGAACTGGGGCGTCGCCCTGGCGGTGGTCGCCATCAGCGTCGGCCTGGGCCTGGCGGCCGCTGTGGCCACCGGTGCGGCGCTCGCGGTGCTGCTGTTCGTGCGCGCCCACATGCAACAGGTGGTGCGCAGCCAGCACACGGGGGCGCTGCGGCGCTCCATGAAGGTGCGCCCACCCGAGGCGGCCGAACGCCTGCAGCAGCATGGCGAGCGCACCGTGCTGCTGGAGTTGCAAGGCGCCCTGTTCTTCGGCACGGCAGACACCGTGCGCGCCAGTCTTGACGCACTGGCCCCATCCGTGCAGACCGTGGTGCTGGATCTGTTTCTCGTCGACGAGATCGACGCCACCGGCGCGCGCATCCTGCTCGAGGTGGCCGAAGACTGGGCACGGCAGGGACGGCATCTGGTGGCCGCCGAGTGGGCCGATCGGGACCCGCGGCGGCGCATCGTCGAGGCCGTCGGCCGCTCGGCGGGCCTGCCGCCCCTGGTGTTCGCGCGCGATGTCGACCGCGCACTGGAAGCCGCCGAAGACCGGCTGCTGGCGAGCACGGGCTCGGCGTTGGCGCCGCACGCCGCGATCACCCTGGAGCAGACCTTGCTGGCCCAGGGGCTGAACCCGGCCGAACTGAGCCTCCTGCGCGGCGAGTTGCACACACGCCAGATCGAACCTGGCGCGCTGCTGTTTCGCCAGGGCGATCCGGCCGATGGTCTCTACCTCACGTTGCAGGGCGACGTCGGCATCCGCTTGCCGGGCAATGAGCGCCGCCTGGTGTCGTTCGCGCCGGGATCGATGGTGGGTGAGATGGCCGCGCTCTCGCGCGTCGCGCGGTCGGCCGATGCGGTGGCCGAGACCGCGCTGACCGTGGTGTGGCTGCCGAACGAGGCGCTGGACCGTTTGCGCCGCGAGCAGCCGGCGCTGGCGGCCAAGCTGTTGAACAACATCGCGCTGCACCTCGCCGGTCGACTGCGTGGGGTGACGCAGGACCTGTCCGCCTGGGTGGCCCGCACCGGGCCGGCCTCCACCACCATGGCGCGCAACACCGAAGCGGCCGACGCCGACGCGCGCGGTGCGGCGCACTGA